The bacterium genome has a window encoding:
- a CDS encoding creatininase family protein: MRDVGDIDAADPRPKNERAPKIAERHPQSSPLPANVARFEELCLADLAGRDVSADIVVIPLAPCENHGTHLPTGTDIYITDAISRRAVHRYAITHADERVILYPTISLGSATIRGTGSVKVTSRQLRRALTYLSRRFMKQGYRRFVFFSAHGGVPHSGAIDDVCAHLRGRGALAIAPGAQAAVRAYRGEYADILAARGVELPGGIDLWQNDLHAGCLETAMMLAIAPHLVRPGYKTQPPVYAPRRAWLSAIERGLVGLSRRLPLSDDLKTEIALGARVGAIDLSWILRGRLDGYHGEPALATPEFGDALLSVIGDDLAEAMEEVFHRGADPAAYRSSAYLFEWLKNLGIGLALVVVALLAVSLW; this comes from the coding sequence GTGCGTGATGTCGGCGATATCGACGCGGCGGACCCGCGCCCGAAAAACGAACGGGCGCCAAAGATCGCGGAACGCCATCCTCAATCCTCGCCGCTGCCCGCCAACGTCGCGCGATTCGAGGAGCTGTGCCTTGCGGATCTGGCCGGGCGCGACGTGTCCGCGGACATCGTCGTCATCCCGCTCGCGCCGTGCGAAAACCACGGGACGCACCTGCCAACCGGCACGGACATCTACATCACCGATGCCATCTCGCGCCGCGCGGTGCATCGCTACGCCATAACGCACGCCGATGAGCGGGTGATTCTCTATCCCACCATCTCGCTGGGCAGCGCGACGATTCGCGGTACGGGATCGGTGAAGGTCACGTCACGCCAGTTGCGCCGCGCGTTGACCTATCTTTCGCGGCGTTTCATGAAGCAGGGCTACCGGCGCTTCGTGTTTTTCTCCGCACACGGCGGCGTGCCGCACAGCGGCGCGATTGACGACGTGTGCGCGCATTTGCGCGGGCGCGGCGCGCTCGCCATCGCCCCGGGCGCGCAGGCGGCCGTGCGGGCGTACCGGGGCGAATACGCCGATATCCTCGCCGCGCGCGGAGTCGAGCTCCCCGGCGGCATCGACCTTTGGCAAAACGACCTGCACGCGGGTTGCCTCGAAACCGCGATGATGCTCGCCATCGCCCCGCACCTGGTTCGCCCGGGCTACAAGACGCAGCCGCCCGTTTACGCGCCGCGCCGCGCTTGGCTGTCCGCGATTGAGCGCGGCCTCGTCGGCCTTTCGCGCCGGCTGCCGCTTTCGGACGACCTCAAGACGGAGATCGCACTTGGCGCGCGCGTCGGCGCGATCGACCTGTCGTGGATCCTGCGCGGCCGGCTCGACGGCTATCACGGAGAACCGGCACTTGCCACGCCTGAGTTCGGCGACGCGCTCTTGTCCGTGATCGGCGACGATCTCGCCGAGGCGATGGAGGAGGTCTTCCATCGCGGCGCGGACCCGGCCGCCTATCGCAGCAGCGCCTATCTTTTCGAGTGGCTGAAAAATCTCGGCATCGGCCTTGCGCTT
- a CDS encoding SUMF1/EgtB/PvdO family nonheme iron enzyme, translated as MTPTPEAPAGPDPRQAMIQALVLEAQSFLISKQYVRPARPDNVLDKLKKIEEIEPKHPFLAAARGQILDDYEGQIDKAIARKDWLAARNLVNDARLVAPDHPRVGNLDARVEDAGKSAAAPAVAATGECPADMAFISGGTFSMGIRPNDPMAQPNDPAPSEAAFKSFCVDFFEYPNKEGALPEGGFDFAMAQNACKDAGKRLCTETEWEAACASGTRDRKFPYGNVYIEDACATQTSEGRDRGVAYSGSWHGCKTVQNVFDLSGNLREWTATPFDDDKTAYVIKGGDGYNPGHAARCGARQSAAGSAKRSWLGFRCCKDPS; from the coding sequence TCGTGCTCGAGGCGCAGTCGTTTCTCATATCGAAGCAATACGTCCGTCCCGCGCGGCCGGACAACGTGCTCGACAAGCTGAAGAAGATCGAGGAGATCGAGCCGAAGCATCCGTTCCTCGCCGCCGCGCGCGGACAGATCCTCGACGACTACGAAGGGCAGATCGACAAGGCGATCGCCAGGAAAGATTGGCTCGCCGCGCGCAACCTCGTGAACGACGCGCGTCTCGTCGCGCCGGATCATCCGCGCGTCGGCAATCTCGACGCCAGGGTCGAGGACGCCGGCAAGAGCGCCGCGGCGCCCGCCGTCGCCGCGACCGGAGAATGCCCCGCCGACATGGCGTTCATTTCGGGCGGAACTTTCTCGATGGGCATCCGGCCGAACGATCCGATGGCGCAGCCGAACGATCCCGCACCAAGCGAGGCGGCTTTCAAATCGTTTTGCGTCGACTTTTTCGAATATCCGAACAAGGAAGGCGCGTTGCCCGAGGGCGGCTTCGATTTCGCGATGGCGCAAAACGCGTGCAAGGATGCGGGCAAGCGCCTTTGCACCGAAACCGAGTGGGAGGCGGCGTGCGCAAGCGGCACGCGCGACCGCAAATTCCCCTACGGGAACGTCTACATCGAGGACGCCTGCGCGACGCAGACCTCGGAAGGCCGTGACCGCGGCGTCGCGTATTCCGGAAGCTGGCACGGATGCAAGACCGTCCAGAACGTGTTCGACCTGTCGGGCAACCTGCGCGAATGGACCGCCACGCCGTTTGATGACGACAAGACGGCGTACGTCATCAAGGGCGGTGACGGCTACAACCCCGGCCACGCGGCGCGTTGCGGCGCGAGGCAATCCGCCGCGGGATCGGCAAAACGAAGCTGGCTCGGTTTCCGCTGCTGCAAAGATCCCTCATGA